One Edaphobacter flagellatus genomic region harbors:
- a CDS encoding carboxypeptidase-like regulatory domain-containing protein yields MQIRRLLLLVFLWSVSLIAKAQLASGPEPQPGSIVGTVVDADGGVIPNAAVTVDGPQPNDHQAIMTSSDGSFTLSGVHPAVSLHVAVSAKGFADWSSSPITLAPGQQWDLSEIKLKISLVETSVTAVTQEELALEQVHAAEQQRVFGIVPNFYIAYDPNTVPLTSKMKFDLALKASTDVVTFAGAGFLAGINQAADTPNYVQGAKGYGQRFGAAYADGATGILIGGAILPSLLHQDPRYFYRGTGTVRSRMLHALSAPFWARGDNGKWQINYSSIGGDLASGAISNLYYPPSNRGAGLVFTTVATTTAGRMANALAQEFILSKFTTRAKNKTLEHGAE; encoded by the coding sequence ATGCAGATCAGACGGCTATTGCTACTCGTGTTTCTCTGGAGCGTATCGCTCATTGCGAAGGCCCAGCTGGCGTCTGGTCCCGAGCCGCAGCCCGGAAGCATCGTAGGCACGGTCGTCGACGCGGATGGCGGAGTCATCCCGAATGCGGCTGTAACTGTCGATGGCCCACAGCCTAATGATCATCAAGCCATAATGACAAGCAGTGACGGCTCGTTTACGCTCAGCGGCGTTCACCCGGCAGTTTCGCTTCATGTCGCCGTATCGGCCAAAGGATTCGCCGATTGGAGTTCATCTCCGATCACGCTCGCACCGGGCCAGCAATGGGATCTCTCAGAGATCAAGCTCAAGATATCGCTTGTCGAAACATCCGTCACCGCAGTCACGCAGGAAGAGCTGGCGCTCGAGCAGGTACATGCTGCTGAGCAGCAGCGCGTCTTTGGTATCGTGCCCAACTTCTACATTGCGTACGATCCCAACACCGTGCCTCTGACCTCGAAGATGAAGTTCGATCTCGCGCTCAAGGCGTCTACCGATGTCGTAACCTTCGCGGGCGCAGGTTTTCTCGCCGGCATCAATCAGGCGGCCGACACCCCAAACTACGTGCAGGGAGCCAAAGGCTACGGCCAGCGCTTCGGTGCAGCCTATGCCGATGGCGCCACAGGCATTCTCATCGGAGGCGCCATCCTGCCATCCCTTCTTCATCAGGACCCACGTTATTTCTATCGAGGAACCGGTACCGTCAGGTCGCGCATGCTTCACGCCCTGTCTGCTCCTTTTTGGGCCAGGGGAGACAATGGCAAGTGGCAGATCAACTATTCCAGCATCGGCGGCGATCTCGCATCCGGAGCGATTTCCAATCTCTACTACCCACCGTCGAACCGCGGCGCAGGACTCGTCTTCACGACAGTGGCAACCACAACCGCAGGCCGCATGGCCAATGCACTCGCGCAGGAGTTCATCCTGAGCAAATTCACCACGCGCGCCAAAAACAAGACGCTGGAGCATGGCGCGGAATGA
- the metH gene encoding methionine synthase produces MNEASTIETKPLRLSGSQPFTQQPGVFMMIGERTNVAGSPRFARLIKEGKYEEAVSIARQQVENGANVLDICMDEGMIDGVQAMTRFLQLLASEPEVAKVPFMVDSSKWAVIEAGLKCLQGKGIVNSISLKEGEETFRKHARTVLKYGAAVVVMAFDEQGQAATYEDKIRICERAYRILVEMGFPPQDIIFDPNILTVATGMEEHNNYAVDFINATRWIKANLPHAKVSGGVSNISFSFRGNNKVREAMHAAFLYHAIAAGLDMGIVNAGQLEIYEEIEPELKTLVEDVLLNRRPDATERLVDFGEALKAAGTDSVATEKKAEAWRTGTVEERLTHALVKGVDTYIEIDTEEARAKLGRPLLVIEGPLMSGMSVVGDLFGAGKMFLPQVVKSARVMKKAVAYLTPFMEEEKAALAAAGKEVRTQGKIVLATVKGDVHDIGKNIVGVVLACNNYEVIDLGVMVPAEKILERAKEVKADIIGLSGLITPSLDEMVHVAREMERQGFKQPLLIGGATTSRAHTAIKIAPHYSEPVVHVLDASRAVPVSTSLLSEESREAFIKQHRAEYESVRRSHAAPRLTAVPLETARARRTPIEWRAEDIAVPSFTGIRVLDNFPLATLREFIDWSPFFHAWGLKGIYPRILDHEEYGAQARQLLKEGNALLDRIIENNLITARGVYGIFPANAVSDDVELYTDATRSTILTRFHFLRQQVNREGNEPCRSLSDFIAPKQTGLADTIGAFAVTSGIGLKALCERFRADNDDYSAIMAEAIADRLAEAFAECLHKCVRQEWGYGASENLSNEDLIHEKYRGIRPAPGYPACPDHTEKGTIWSLLDVEANTGIQITESFAMWPGSSISGLYFAHPESRYFSLGKIDRDQVADYHQRKGMTIAEVERWLGPNLNYDPS; encoded by the coding sequence GTGAACGAAGCCTCAACCATAGAAACCAAACCGCTTCGTCTCTCAGGCTCGCAGCCCTTCACGCAGCAGCCCGGCGTCTTCATGATGATTGGCGAGCGGACAAACGTAGCCGGTTCGCCCAGGTTTGCGCGTCTCATCAAAGAAGGCAAGTACGAAGAGGCCGTCAGTATCGCCCGCCAGCAGGTAGAGAACGGCGCCAATGTCCTCGATATCTGCATGGATGAGGGCATGATCGATGGCGTGCAGGCCATGACACGCTTCCTGCAGCTGCTCGCCAGCGAGCCCGAAGTCGCCAAGGTCCCTTTCATGGTCGACTCCTCCAAGTGGGCAGTCATCGAAGCCGGGCTCAAATGCCTTCAGGGCAAGGGAATCGTCAACTCCATCTCTCTGAAGGAAGGCGAGGAGACGTTCCGCAAGCACGCCCGTACGGTGCTCAAGTATGGCGCAGCCGTCGTCGTCATGGCCTTCGATGAGCAGGGACAGGCAGCCACCTACGAAGACAAGATCCGCATCTGCGAACGCGCCTATCGCATCCTCGTCGAGATGGGCTTCCCGCCACAGGACATCATCTTCGATCCCAACATCCTCACCGTCGCCACCGGCATGGAGGAGCACAACAACTACGCCGTCGACTTCATCAACGCGACACGCTGGATCAAGGCGAACCTTCCGCACGCCAAGGTCTCCGGCGGCGTCTCCAACATCTCCTTCAGCTTTCGCGGCAATAACAAAGTCCGCGAAGCCATGCACGCGGCGTTTCTCTATCATGCCATCGCCGCTGGGCTCGACATGGGCATCGTCAACGCCGGCCAGCTTGAGATCTACGAAGAGATCGAGCCCGAGCTCAAGACGCTTGTCGAAGACGTCCTGCTCAATCGCCGCCCCGATGCCACCGAGCGTCTCGTTGACTTTGGCGAAGCGCTCAAAGCTGCTGGTACCGACTCTGTCGCAACCGAGAAGAAGGCCGAAGCATGGCGCACCGGTACTGTCGAAGAGCGCCTTACCCACGCTCTCGTCAAAGGCGTCGACACGTATATCGAGATCGACACCGAGGAAGCGCGTGCAAAGCTGGGCCGTCCGCTCCTGGTTATCGAAGGCCCGCTGATGAGCGGCATGAGTGTCGTCGGCGATCTCTTCGGCGCAGGCAAGATGTTTCTGCCTCAGGTCGTCAAATCAGCTCGCGTCATGAAAAAGGCGGTCGCCTACCTTACGCCGTTTATGGAGGAGGAGAAGGCAGCCCTCGCCGCCGCAGGCAAAGAGGTCAGGACGCAAGGCAAGATCGTTCTCGCCACCGTCAAGGGAGACGTGCACGACATCGGCAAAAACATTGTCGGAGTAGTCCTCGCCTGCAACAACTACGAAGTCATCGACCTCGGCGTGATGGTTCCTGCTGAAAAAATCCTCGAGCGCGCCAAAGAGGTCAAGGCAGACATTATCGGCCTCAGCGGCCTCATCACTCCATCGCTCGATGAGATGGTGCACGTCGCCCGCGAGATGGAGCGCCAGGGCTTCAAGCAGCCTCTGCTCATTGGCGGAGCAACCACGAGCCGTGCCCATACTGCCATCAAGATTGCTCCGCACTACAGCGAGCCCGTCGTGCATGTGCTCGACGCCAGCCGCGCCGTTCCCGTCTCCACCAGCCTCCTGAGCGAAGAGAGCCGCGAAGCCTTCATCAAGCAGCATCGCGCCGAATACGAATCCGTGCGCCGCTCACACGCTGCACCTCGTCTCACCGCCGTGCCGCTTGAGACTGCCCGCGCCCGCCGCACTCCCATCGAGTGGCGCGCCGAAGACATTGCCGTGCCTTCATTCACCGGCATCCGCGTGCTCGACAACTTCCCGCTCGCAACCCTGCGCGAGTTCATCGACTGGTCCCCCTTCTTCCACGCCTGGGGACTCAAAGGCATCTATCCGCGCATTCTCGATCATGAAGAATACGGGGCACAGGCTCGCCAGCTTCTCAAGGAAGGCAACGCGCTCCTCGATCGCATAATCGAGAACAATCTCATCACCGCGCGCGGCGTCTACGGGATCTTCCCAGCCAACGCCGTAAGCGACGACGTTGAGCTCTACACCGACGCCACACGCTCCACCATCCTCACGCGCTTCCACTTCCTGCGCCAGCAGGTCAATCGCGAAGGCAACGAGCCCTGCCGCTCGCTCTCCGACTTCATTGCACCGAAACAGACCGGCCTCGCCGACACCATTGGAGCCTTCGCTGTCACTAGCGGCATCGGCCTCAAAGCACTCTGCGAGCGCTTCCGTGCCGATAACGACGACTACTCCGCCATCATGGCCGAGGCCATCGCCGACCGCCTCGCCGAAGCCTTCGCCGAATGCCTGCACAAGTGCGTGCGTCAGGAGTGGGGTTACGGAGCAAGCGAGAACCTCAGTAACGAAGACCTCATCCACGAAAAATATCGCGGCATCCGTCCCGCCCCTGGCTATCCTGCCTGCCCCGATCACACCGAGAAGGGAACCATCTGGAGCCTGCTCGACGTCGAAGCCAACACCGGCATACAGATCACCGAATCCTTCGCCATGTGGCCCGGCTCCAGCATCAGCGGGCTCTATTTCGCGCATCCTGAATCGCGTTATTTCTCGCTCGGTAAGATCGATCGCGATCAGGTTGCCGACTATCACCAGCGCAAAGGCATGACCATTGCCGAGGTCGAGCGTTGGCTGGGACCGAATCTCAATTACGACCCTTCCTGA
- a CDS encoding homocysteine S-methyltransferase family protein produces the protein MSEGRQIKMITRQHPLEKILENRIAIIDGAMGTTIRTYDMKEADIRGERFKDAKKDLLNNGDLFSLTQPVMIGDIHRRFLEAGADIIETNTFGATSIAQSEFFVDDPREHGGRKDPEFYQKIIDNRMLSDLAWEINEQSSRQCREWADRVANQTGRQRFVAGAIGPLTVSLSNSPDADDPGFRVVTFDQVKTAYAEQVRALIAGGSDLLLVETIFDSLNAKAALVAIREVFDEDGLTAQGRELPIMISAAVGRGGETMISAQTVEAFWNAVEHANPLSVGLNCSLGPDLMYPFLEELSGKSSAAISAYPNAGLPNPLSPTGFDFQPEDMARYLGDFARGSLINIAGGCCGNTPEHIAAIAKALEGQAPRSLRRHTEVAA, from the coding sequence ATGTCCGAAGGACGTCAGATAAAGATGATCACTCGTCAGCATCCTCTTGAAAAGATTCTCGAGAACCGGATTGCCATCATCGATGGAGCGATGGGCACAACCATCCGCACCTACGATATGAAAGAGGCGGACATCCGCGGCGAGCGGTTCAAAGATGCGAAGAAGGACCTGCTGAATAACGGCGATCTCTTCTCGCTCACGCAGCCCGTGATGATCGGCGACATTCACCGTCGTTTTCTCGAAGCGGGTGCCGACATCATCGAGACCAATACCTTCGGCGCAACCAGCATCGCCCAGAGCGAGTTCTTCGTCGACGACCCGCGCGAGCACGGCGGGCGCAAAGATCCCGAGTTCTATCAGAAAATCATCGACAACCGCATGCTCAGCGACCTTGCGTGGGAGATCAACGAGCAGTCTTCGCGTCAGTGTCGTGAGTGGGCCGACCGTGTCGCCAACCAGACCGGCCGTCAGCGCTTCGTCGCTGGAGCTATCGGACCGTTGACCGTCTCGCTCTCGAACTCGCCCGATGCCGACGACCCCGGCTTCCGCGTCGTCACCTTTGATCAGGTGAAGACCGCCTACGCCGAACAGGTGCGCGCGCTTATCGCTGGCGGCTCCGACCTGCTTCTGGTCGAGACGATCTTCGACTCACTCAACGCCAAGGCCGCGCTCGTTGCCATCCGCGAGGTCTTCGACGAAGACGGTCTCACCGCACAGGGAAGAGAACTGCCCATCATGATCTCCGCTGCCGTCGGTCGCGGTGGCGAGACGATGATCTCCGCGCAGACCGTCGAGGCCTTCTGGAATGCAGTCGAGCATGCCAACCCGCTCTCCGTTGGACTCAACTGCTCGCTCGGCCCGGATCTGATGTATCCCTTTCTCGAAGAGCTGTCCGGGAAATCAAGTGCCGCCATCTCGGCCTATCCAAACGCTGGCCTGCCCAATCCGCTTTCGCCCACCGGCTTCGACTTCCAGCCCGAAGACATGGCTCGTTACCTTGGCGACTTCGCGCGAGGCAGCCTCATCAACATCGCGGGCGGCTGCTGCGGGAACACACCCGAGCACATCGCGGCTATCGCGAAGGCGCTCGAAGGCCAGGCTCCACGCAGCCTTCGTCGACACACTGAGGTTGCAGCGTGA
- a CDS encoding NuoI/complex I 23 kDa subunit family protein, translating into MSIVRNATAIVKGMSVTLREAFQPTEVENYPDGKGPMRGAKFQERFRGKHQLQRDENGLEKCVACFLCAAACPSNCIYIEAAENTAEHRISSSERYAKVYNIDYNRCIFCGYCVEACPTDAITHGHGFELASLNATTLVMRKEDLLVSSGPHMPDAVLSDRDQADILA; encoded by the coding sequence ATGTCCATCGTTCGCAACGCCACCGCTATCGTCAAAGGAATGAGCGTCACGCTGAGAGAGGCCTTTCAGCCGACTGAGGTAGAGAACTACCCCGACGGTAAAGGACCCATGCGTGGTGCCAAGTTCCAGGAGCGTTTCCGCGGGAAGCACCAGTTGCAGCGTGACGAAAATGGCCTGGAAAAATGCGTTGCCTGCTTCCTGTGCGCGGCCGCCTGCCCCTCGAACTGCATCTACATCGAAGCGGCAGAAAACACCGCCGAGCATCGCATTTCCTCGTCCGAGCGCTATGCCAAGGTCTACAACATCGACTACAACCGCTGCATCTTCTGCGGTTACTGTGTCGAGGCCTGCCCGACAGACGCCATCACGCACGGCCACGGTTTCGAGCTGGCATCGCTGAACGCCACCACCCTGGTTATGCGTAAGGAAGACCTGCTGGTTTCCAGTGGTCCGCACATGCCCGACGCCGTGCTTTCAGACCGCGACCAGGCCGATATACTCGCCTGA
- a CDS encoding molybdopterin-dependent oxidoreductase, producing the protein MTDRRSSLLLAIAMVTATSCFAFGQAATEHQHAKAPVSTELKVTVDGKSTTLSVADLAAMPQKTITVHNEHTKADESYTGVALGDLLAKYGFAVGPSTHRKMLRSYISAEGTDKYWVLYSATEVEGSEHAADVIVATSMNGKPLGDDGQIKLIDSADKKPQRWVRNLTAITLVTVE; encoded by the coding sequence ATGACAGATCGACGGTCCTCTCTTCTGCTGGCGATTGCGATGGTTACCGCCACCTCCTGCTTTGCCTTTGGACAGGCTGCAACCGAGCATCAGCACGCCAAAGCGCCGGTTTCAACTGAGTTGAAGGTCACCGTAGACGGTAAATCGACCACCCTGAGCGTCGCCGATCTTGCCGCGATGCCTCAGAAGACGATTACCGTGCACAACGAGCATACGAAGGCGGATGAAAGCTATACCGGCGTGGCGCTGGGTGATCTGCTGGCTAAATACGGCTTTGCGGTCGGTCCGTCGACGCACCGGAAGATGTTGCGGAGCTACATCAGCGCCGAGGGTACGGATAAGTATTGGGTACTCTACTCTGCAACCGAAGTGGAAGGCTCGGAGCATGCCGCCGATGTGATTGTGGCCACGAGCATGAACGGCAAGCCGCTTGGAGACGATGGGCAGATCAAGCTGATCGACAGTGCAGACAAGAAGCCTCAACGGTGGGTGCGGAATCTGACAGCGATTACGCTGGTGACGGTCGAGTAG
- a CDS encoding UbiD family decarboxylase, whose protein sequence is MAYDDLRDWINALHKAGELKRITVEVDPNLEMAEIADRAAKMGKGTARAGGPALLFENVKGHPGTRVLMNQFGSERRMRLALETDSLDAIADRIRLLLKPETPTTLMDKLKMLPKLAEVGGFFPKVVAAKDAPCKQVILRGDEVDLNRVPILKTWPQDGGRFITLPCVITKDPHTGKRNVGMYRMQVYDGKTTGMHWQRQKVAAEHLRERLRAASADTAASVDLMALTAGGTTVAQSLESIPQATLGKIRDGRMEVAVAIGTDPATTFSAIVPAPPDVEEYLIAGFLRQKPLELVKAETVDLEVPANAEYILEGYVELGELRTEGPFGDHTGFYTMQDDYPVFHITCITHRKDPVYAATIVGKPPMEDAWMGKAVERIFLPLMQLTLPEIRDVNLPPEGVFHNLMIVSIKKSYAGHARKVMNGIWAMGQAMFTKCIVVVDEDCDVQDVAEVVLRVSNNIDPERDIQFTLGPVDSLDHASRLPNYGSKMGIDATRKWAAEGFTRPWPPMLTMDAAVKARVDTIWKKLGIE, encoded by the coding sequence TTGGCTTACGACGATCTTCGTGACTGGATCAACGCACTGCACAAGGCCGGCGAGCTCAAGCGCATCACCGTCGAGGTCGATCCCAACCTCGAGATGGCCGAGATCGCCGACCGCGCCGCGAAGATGGGCAAGGGAACTGCCAGGGCTGGCGGCCCCGCCCTTCTTTTTGAAAACGTCAAGGGCCATCCCGGCACTCGCGTCCTGATGAACCAGTTCGGCAGCGAGCGTCGCATGCGTCTCGCGCTCGAGACCGATTCGCTCGATGCGATCGCCGACCGCATCCGCCTGCTGCTGAAGCCCGAAACCCCGACCACCCTGATGGACAAGCTGAAGATGCTGCCCAAGCTCGCCGAGGTCGGTGGCTTCTTCCCCAAGGTGGTCGCGGCCAAAGACGCCCCCTGCAAGCAGGTCATCCTTCGCGGAGACGAGGTCGATCTCAACCGCGTCCCCATCCTCAAGACCTGGCCACAGGACGGCGGACGCTTCATCACCTTACCCTGCGTCATCACCAAAGACCCCCACACCGGCAAGCGCAACGTCGGCATGTACCGCATGCAGGTCTACGACGGCAAGACGACCGGCATGCACTGGCAGCGTCAAAAGGTCGCCGCCGAACATCTGCGCGAGCGCCTGCGCGCCGCCTCTGCTGATACCGCTGCCTCCGTCGATCTGATGGCTCTCACCGCTGGAGGCACCACCGTAGCCCAGTCACTCGAGTCCATCCCGCAGGCTACGCTCGGTAAGATTCGCGATGGTCGTATGGAGGTCGCCGTCGCCATCGGCACCGATCCGGCAACGACCTTCAGTGCCATCGTCCCCGCACCGCCCGATGTCGAGGAGTACCTCATCGCAGGCTTCCTGCGTCAGAAGCCGCTCGAGCTGGTCAAGGCCGAGACCGTCGATCTCGAAGTCCCCGCCAACGCCGAGTACATCCTCGAAGGCTATGTCGAGCTTGGGGAGCTGCGCACCGAAGGCCCCTTCGGCGATCACACCGGCTTCTACACCATGCAGGACGACTACCCGGTCTTCCACATCACCTGCATCACCCACCGCAAAGACCCAGTCTATGCTGCCACCATCGTCGGCAAGCCGCCCATGGAAGACGCCTGGATGGGCAAGGCCGTCGAGCGTATCTTCCTGCCCCTGATGCAGCTCACGCTACCGGAGATCCGCGACGTCAACCTGCCACCCGAAGGTGTCTTTCATAACCTCATGATCGTGTCGATTAAGAAGTCCTACGCCGGCCACGCCCGCAAGGTGATGAACGGCATCTGGGCGATGGGACAGGCGATGTTCACCAAGTGCATCGTCGTCGTCGACGAAGACTGTGATGTGCAGGACGTCGCTGAGGTCGTTCTTCGCGTCTCCAACAACATCGACCCCGAGCGCGACATCCAGTTCACCCTTGGGCCCGTCGACTCGCTCGACCATGCCAGCCGCCTGCCCAACTACGGCAGCAAGATGGGCATCGACGCCACGCGTAAATGGGCGGCCGAAGGCTTCACCCGTCCCTGGCCCCCTATGCTCACCATGGACGCTGCGGTAAAAGCGCGAGTTGACACAATATGGAAGAAGCTCGGAATCGAGTAG
- a CDS encoding acyltransferase family protein: MASQPATIAAATPASTTVTAPSNRVLSIDVLRGITIAFMILVNDAGDGHHTYTQLEHAAWNGWTLTDLVFPTFLFVVGMSIILSLNSRLQRGASRRDLAIHTFRRAVTIFVVAMLINLFPRFDFTHLRLYGVLPRIALCYLVAGLICLATQRIRTLLSISAVLLIAYWVLMRYVPVPGFGVPTHDIPLLDPDKNLAAWLDRGIMGFIQRTLHTGRLYEGTRDPEGLLSTIPAVATTLIGAATALWLRMAEGKSAVMTRAQCAISFLLFGLLGIGSGLVWNIWFPINKKLWTSSYVLFAAGCALVGLAACYWAIDIRRFNETKLGSKLTWPWLVFGSNAIVAYTVAAVIEKTLYAIHTSDIGPTGKPLTAWNWIYWHIFASHGSTNNTSAAFALAYVLVCFIPNWILWRKKIFVKL; encoded by the coding sequence ATGGCATCTCAACCTGCAACCATTGCTGCGGCCACTCCCGCCTCTACGACCGTGACGGCTCCATCGAATCGAGTCCTGTCTATCGATGTGCTTCGGGGAATCACCATCGCCTTCATGATCCTGGTGAATGATGCAGGAGACGGCCACCACACCTACACCCAGCTTGAACACGCCGCATGGAATGGCTGGACACTGACCGACCTCGTCTTCCCGACCTTCCTCTTCGTCGTTGGCATGTCCATCATCCTGTCGCTCAACTCGCGCCTCCAGCGCGGAGCCAGCAGGCGCGATCTCGCGATTCATACCTTCCGCCGTGCCGTGACGATCTTCGTCGTCGCGATGCTCATCAATCTCTTTCCGCGCTTCGATTTCACACACCTACGGCTTTACGGCGTCCTGCCTCGCATCGCCCTCTGTTATCTGGTCGCCGGGCTCATCTGTCTGGCTACGCAGCGCATTCGCACGCTGCTCTCCATCTCAGCCGTCCTTTTGATCGCGTACTGGGTCCTGATGCGATACGTTCCCGTACCCGGCTTCGGTGTGCCGACACACGATATCCCCCTACTTGACCCCGACAAGAATCTGGCCGCATGGCTCGATCGGGGAATCATGGGATTCATTCAGCGCACCCTCCACACCGGTCGTCTCTACGAAGGCACACGCGACCCCGAAGGCCTGTTAAGCACCATTCCAGCTGTTGCAACCACCCTGATCGGCGCGGCGACAGCGCTTTGGCTGCGTATGGCCGAAGGTAAATCTGCCGTTATGACGCGCGCGCAGTGCGCTATCAGCTTCCTGCTCTTCGGCCTGTTGGGAATCGGTTCCGGCCTGGTCTGGAACATCTGGTTTCCCATCAATAAAAAGCTCTGGACCAGCTCGTATGTGCTCTTCGCCGCAGGCTGCGCTCTTGTCGGGCTGGCTGCCTGCTATTGGGCCATCGACATCCGCCGCTTCAACGAGACAAAGCTGGGCAGTAAGCTCACATGGCCCTGGCTGGTTTTTGGCTCCAATGCCATCGTGGCCTATACGGTGGCTGCTGTCATCGAAAAGACCCTCTACGCCATCCATACCTCCGACATCGGCCCAACCGGCAAGCCACTCACCGCGTGGAACTGGATCTACTGGCACATCTTCGCCAGCCACGGCTCCACCAACAATACCTCGGCCGCGTTCGCGCTGGCATACGTGCTCGTCTGTTTCATCCCCAACTGGATCCTCTGGCGAAAGAAGATCTTTGTGAAGCTCTGA
- a CDS encoding energy transducer TonB, protein MFEDSLVESQGIPVSSMKRWTMAGSTLLQAAIAATLMILPLLHPERLTFHADTPLVFTPPPPRPPLQVQQVRATTSDAMAPEIPLAAAHTTILIPRDPAPSGNPPPDIGPIQMGMGSNSGFPSSVISSTGSGTRLSVAAKPPEQPLHVSTGVSAGLLLSQIRPVYPTIAKAAGVSGVVVVEAVISKAGAVESLQVVSGPPLLRNAALDAIRAARYRPYLLNGEPTEVQTTFTVNFKLGS, encoded by the coding sequence ATGTTCGAGGACAGTCTGGTCGAGTCGCAGGGTATCCCTGTTTCAAGCATGAAGCGCTGGACGATGGCAGGGTCTACGCTTCTACAGGCAGCCATCGCTGCGACGTTGATGATCCTTCCATTGCTGCATCCAGAGCGGCTGACGTTCCACGCCGATACGCCTCTGGTCTTTACGCCTCCCCCGCCGCGGCCTCCGTTGCAGGTGCAGCAGGTGAGAGCAACTACGAGCGATGCTATGGCGCCGGAGATACCTCTGGCGGCGGCGCATACAACGATTCTCATACCGCGTGATCCAGCTCCATCCGGCAATCCGCCGCCAGACATTGGACCGATCCAGATGGGCATGGGAAGTAACTCGGGGTTTCCATCCAGCGTGATCAGCTCTACAGGCAGTGGAACGAGACTATCCGTCGCGGCCAAGCCGCCCGAACAGCCTCTGCATGTCTCTACCGGAGTGTCGGCGGGGTTGTTGCTCTCGCAGATTCGCCCGGTCTATCCGACAATTGCGAAGGCTGCTGGAGTCTCAGGGGTCGTGGTAGTCGAAGCGGTAATCTCAAAAGCAGGCGCGGTTGAAAGCCTGCAGGTGGTCAGCGGGCCTCCTCTGTTGCGGAACGCGGCGTTGGACGCGATTCGAGCTGCACGGTATAGACCATATTTGCTGAATGGCGAGCCAACGGAGGTTCAGACGACCTTCACTGTTAACTTTAAGCTTGGGTCCTGA
- a CDS encoding VTT domain-containing protein, producing the protein MPIALEFFVHYAYLILFLWVLVEQIGIPVPSVPLLLTAGTLSATHRIHHLSALLAVLAACMVSDSIWFLMGRRYGNSVLKLLCRLSFEASTCVSKTEGYFARRGHSTLLFSKFVPGLSTVAPPIAGQIGMSYGQFFLWDLAGSFIWAEAFLLPGRFFGDVAQKSAPFFHWLGRFAFAIFVLMVLGFMAYRFLKTRKFLQQVRELRLEPAELKEMMDQAERLGTPAPFIVDLRHPLDYKPDPRVLPGSLRIGPNEIRQHSEIIPRDRDVVLYCTCPNEETSAKLALQLHKIGVYRVRPLRGGFDGWKEAGYPLVDYVTDTPTTAVLTTEIAPAPESKPAMPLL; encoded by the coding sequence ATGCCGATCGCACTCGAATTCTTCGTTCACTATGCCTATCTGATCCTGTTTCTATGGGTTCTGGTAGAGCAGATCGGCATTCCTGTTCCCAGCGTTCCTCTGTTGCTTACGGCAGGGACGCTCAGTGCGACTCACCGTATCCACCATCTGTCTGCCTTGCTGGCAGTTCTGGCAGCGTGCATGGTTTCCGATTCGATCTGGTTCCTCATGGGGCGTCGATACGGCAACAGTGTGCTGAAGCTGTTGTGCCGTCTCTCCTTCGAAGCCTCTACCTGTGTTAGCAAGACCGAAGGCTACTTCGCTCGCCGCGGCCACTCGACGTTGCTCTTCTCAAAGTTTGTGCCTGGCCTCAGCACGGTAGCTCCTCCCATTGCGGGGCAGATCGGCATGTCGTATGGTCAGTTCTTTCTCTGGGATCTCGCTGGCTCCTTCATCTGGGCCGAGGCCTTCCTGCTGCCGGGTCGCTTCTTCGGAGACGTGGCTCAAAAGAGCGCTCCATTCTTCCACTGGCTTGGCCGATTCGCCTTCGCCATCTTCGTTCTCATGGTCCTTGGCTTTATGGCCTATCGCTTTCTCAAGACGAGGAAGTTCCTGCAGCAGGTTCGCGAGCTGCGTCTGGAGCCGGCCGAGTTAAAGGAGATGATGGATCAGGCAGAGAGGCTCGGAACGCCAGCCCCGTTCATCGTCGATCTCCGCCATCCACTCGACTACAAGCCTGACCCGCGTGTGCTCCCGGGATCGCTACGCATCGGGCCGAATGAGATTCGGCAGCACAGCGAAATCATTCCGCGCGATCGCGATGTTGTCCTCTACTGCACCTGTCCCAACGAGGAGACCAGCGCCAAGCTTGCCTTGCAGCTTCATAAGATCGGTGTCTATCGCGTCCGGCCTCTGCGCGGAGGCTTCGATGGCTGGAAAGAAGCCGGGTATCCGCTGGTCGACTACGTAACAGATACCCCCACAACCGCTGTCCTCACGACGGAGATCGCTCCGGCTCCAGAGTCGAAGCCCGCCATGCCATTGCTCTAA